Proteins encoded together in one Calditrichota bacterium window:
- a CDS encoding DUF1566 domain-containing protein gives MTKLLAPFLLILMFAQLAVAQNQILTISPDSAPQGTANLTVTFTLDTDDPPAPPQEILPQSVVIGTMAGSSIAHTSQFVVTAQFTIGTNEATGAYDAVITFQTPNGPVTFSMANGFTITSGGNVGPTVTAAPQPQTVVAGRTAIFHVGAIGTPELAYQWQKDGENVGAGSADFEISNAAVDDAGDYRCIVTNDFGGDTSATAHLTVVSLQPGSTPVVDTDEETCYNNTSVIGCASEGQPFYGQDAQFVGNYSDYTVSGDGLTVFDNVTGLTWQRSPDVNRDGRILANDKLTLTEMQVYPASLNAENFGGYDDWRLPTIKELYSLILFTGTDPSGMEDNPNVIPFIDDSAFEFAYGDTTAGERLIDAQFGTSTIYVSHVSEDLLFGVNFADGRIKGYGLLIQGQDKTFFVICVRGPAAYGLNNFVDNGDSTITDLSTGLMWSQMDSREGMNWQEALAWAQEKNSENFLGHNDWRLPNVKELQTLLDYTRAPDVTNSAAIDPLFQISGITNEAGQADYPYFWSNTTHANLGPQPGGYASYVAFGRAMGYLDGSWRDVHGAGAQRSDPKDGDPDDYPFGHGPQGDAIHIFNYVRLVREIDMTPAKDERGGALPEEFRLYQNYPNPFNPSTTVEFDLAHAETVELSVYNIGGQKVATLVDGLQAAGSHSVTWNGRSSTGEAVASGIYVYTLANGPSKLSRKMLLLK, from the coding sequence ATGACTAAGCTGCTTGCACCCTTCCTCTTGATTTTGATGTTTGCGCAATTGGCGGTCGCGCAGAATCAGATTCTCACGATTTCACCGGACAGCGCGCCACAGGGAACGGCGAATCTAACGGTGACTTTCACGCTCGACACCGATGATCCGCCCGCTCCTCCGCAGGAGATCTTGCCTCAAAGCGTCGTAATCGGTACGATGGCGGGCTCGTCCATTGCGCATACAAGTCAGTTCGTGGTAACGGCGCAATTTACGATTGGAACAAACGAAGCGACTGGAGCTTACGACGCCGTAATCACATTCCAAACTCCGAACGGGCCGGTGACGTTTTCAATGGCGAATGGTTTCACGATCACGTCGGGCGGAAACGTGGGACCGACAGTGACGGCGGCCCCGCAACCGCAGACGGTTGTGGCCGGACGCACGGCGATATTTCATGTTGGAGCGATTGGGACTCCGGAGCTCGCCTATCAGTGGCAGAAGGACGGCGAGAATGTCGGCGCGGGAAGTGCCGACTTTGAGATTTCAAACGCTGCGGTCGACGACGCGGGCGACTACCGGTGTATCGTGACAAACGACTTCGGCGGGGACACGTCCGCCACGGCACATTTGACGGTTGTCTCACTTCAACCGGGAAGCACTCCCGTTGTAGACACGGATGAAGAAACGTGCTACAACAACACGTCGGTGATCGGTTGCGCAAGCGAAGGGCAACCGTTTTACGGACAGGACGCGCAGTTTGTCGGAAATTACTCAGACTATACGGTCAGTGGCGACGGACTGACGGTCTTCGACAACGTCACGGGTTTGACGTGGCAGAGAAGTCCTGACGTCAATCGAGACGGACGAATCCTGGCCAATGACAAATTGACGTTGACGGAGATGCAGGTCTATCCGGCGTCGCTGAATGCCGAGAATTTCGGTGGGTACGACGACTGGAGATTGCCGACGATCAAAGAACTTTACTCTCTGATACTGTTCACGGGAACGGATCCGAGCGGCATGGAAGACAATCCGAATGTGATCCCGTTCATCGACGACTCGGCTTTTGAGTTTGCCTACGGGGACACGACGGCAGGTGAAAGACTCATCGACGCGCAGTTCGGAACAAGCACGATCTATGTCAGTCACGTAAGCGAAGATCTGCTCTTTGGAGTGAATTTCGCGGACGGCAGAATCAAAGGTTACGGTCTCCTTATTCAAGGTCAGGACAAGACGTTTTTTGTGATCTGCGTGCGCGGACCCGCAGCTTATGGGCTAAACAATTTTGTGGACAACGGCGACAGTACGATTACGGATTTGTCGACCGGGTTGATGTGGTCACAGATGGACAGTCGCGAAGGGATGAATTGGCAGGAAGCGCTCGCGTGGGCGCAGGAGAAGAATAGCGAGAACTTTTTGGGACATAACGATTGGCGGCTGCCAAATGTGAAAGAGCTGCAGACGCTGCTCGACTACACGCGTGCGCCAGACGTAACGAATTCCGCGGCGATTGATCCACTGTTTCAGATCAGCGGGATTACGAACGAAGCCGGACAAGCGGACTATCCGTACTTCTGGTCGAATACGACACACGCGAATCTGGGACCGCAGCCGGGTGGGTATGCTTCTTATGTTGCTTTCGGTCGAGCGATGGGCTATTTGGACGGAAGTTGGCGCGATGTGCACGGCGCGGGCGCACAACGCAGCGATCCAAAAGACGGCGATCCCGACGACTATCCGTTCGGACATGGGCCGCAAGGTGACGCGATACATATTTTCAACTATGTTAGATTGGTGCGTGAGATCGACATGACTCCGGCGAAAGATGAGCGCGGCGGGGCATTACCTGAAGAGTTTAGGCTCTATCAAAATTATCCGAATCCGTTCAATCCGTCAACGACAGTTGAGTTTGATCTTGCTCATGCGGAGACTGTTGAACTCTCGGTGTACAATATCGGCGGACAGAAAGTGGCGACGCTTGTGGACGGGCTTCAGGCAGCAGGGAGCCACTCGGTGACTTGGAATGGGAGGTCCTCGACGGGAGAGGCTGTGGCCAGCGGAATTTATGTGTACACGCTTGCGAATGGCCCTTCGAAGCTCAGCCGGAAGATGCTGCTACTGAAATAG
- a CDS encoding SLC13/DASS family transporter yields MGSDGEHPMAARCAGVAVWMGVWWLTEVVPLAVTALLPLVLFPVLGVMSASRVAANYTNDVIFLFLGGFMVALAMERWDLHKRIALHVILLIRGSVGLTLLGFMVATAFLSMWISNTAATMMMVPIASAVLARYDVLLGKDASAKIAVGLLLGIAYAASIGGIATLVGTPPNLVFVQLFKIEFPNAPEISFATWLFFAFPLTVMLLFAAWGVLRVLYVPKVESFSSTRDVFRGELRELGTMRREEKVVAVVFAVMAMLWITRRPLTLGAVTIPGWSELLPEPGYVGDGTVALALACVLFLISAKDRSTQILDWETARKLPWRIVLLFGGGFALAGAILESGLSEVIGLKMHALAALSPTSMTASVCTLLTFVTELTSNTATTQIALPILAATAVAVHRNPMFLMIPATLSASCAFMMPVATPPNAIIFGTGRIKVYQMAKAGILLNLIGIVLITGWMMLMGAAFLGSGPAEFPAWAVRG; encoded by the coding sequence ATGGGTTCGGACGGCGAGCATCCAATGGCAGCTCGCTGCGCCGGAGTGGCCGTGTGGATGGGAGTGTGGTGGCTGACCGAAGTCGTACCATTGGCTGTGACCGCGCTGCTTCCGCTTGTGCTGTTTCCGGTTTTGGGTGTAATGAGTGCGAGCCGCGTTGCCGCGAACTACACGAACGACGTGATCTTTCTTTTTCTCGGCGGTTTCATGGTCGCGTTGGCAATGGAGCGGTGGGACCTTCACAAACGCATCGCGCTGCACGTTATTCTATTGATCCGCGGAAGCGTCGGATTGACGCTCTTGGGATTCATGGTGGCGACGGCATTCCTGTCGATGTGGATTTCGAACACGGCGGCGACGATGATGATGGTGCCGATTGCTTCGGCCGTGCTGGCAAGATATGACGTCCTGTTGGGCAAGGACGCATCCGCGAAGATAGCGGTCGGGTTGCTTTTGGGGATTGCCTACGCGGCCTCAATCGGCGGAATCGCGACGCTCGTGGGCACGCCGCCGAACTTGGTTTTCGTTCAACTTTTCAAAATTGAGTTTCCGAACGCGCCGGAAATCAGTTTTGCGACGTGGCTGTTTTTCGCGTTTCCTTTGACGGTTATGCTGTTGTTCGCAGCATGGGGCGTACTGCGTGTGCTATATGTTCCGAAAGTAGAGTCGTTTTCCTCGACGCGGGACGTGTTTCGCGGGGAGCTGCGTGAGCTTGGCACAATGCGGAGGGAAGAAAAAGTCGTTGCCGTCGTGTTCGCGGTTATGGCCATGCTGTGGATTACGCGACGACCCCTGACTTTGGGAGCAGTAACCATTCCGGGGTGGTCTGAACTCTTGCCCGAACCGGGGTATGTGGGGGACGGCACGGTAGCATTGGCTCTGGCCTGCGTGTTGTTTTTGATTTCGGCCAAAGACCGATCCACGCAGATTCTGGATTGGGAAACCGCCCGCAAATTGCCGTGGCGAATTGTGCTGTTGTTCGGCGGAGGGTTTGCATTGGCTGGAGCGATTTTGGAAAGCGGCCTATCCGAAGTTATTGGATTGAAGATGCACGCTTTGGCCGCCCTCTCCCCCACCTCGATGACGGCATCGGTGTGCACATTGCTGACCTTTGTCACCGAGCTCACATCGAATACGGCGACGACACAAATCGCACTGCCGATTCTCGCGGCAACAGCGGTGGCGGTCCATAGAAATCCGATGTTCCTAATGATTCCGGCGACACTCTCGGCCTCGTGCGCCTTCATGATGCCGGTCGCGACCCCTCCCAACGCAATTATATTCGGCACCGGTAGAATCAAAGTATACCAGATGGCCAAAGCAGGGATTCTCCTGAACTTAATCGGGATTGTCTTGATTACCGGCTGGATGATGCTGATGGGAGCGGCATTCTTGGGCAGTGGTCCTGCGGAGTTTCCGGCGTGGGCCGTACGGGGATAG
- a CDS encoding catalase, protein MSKDKKTLTTSQGAPVPNDLNTMTAGERGPALAQDIHLFDKLAHFDRERIPERVVHAKGAGAWGYFEVTHDVTKYTRANFLSKVGKRTDVFARFSTVGGEKGSADTERDPRGFAVKFYTEEGNYDFVGNNTPVFFIRDPLKFPDFIHTQKRNPATNLKDADMFWDFLSLTPESVHQVTVLFSDRGTPNGYRHMNGYSGHTFMWYNEKNEYVWVKIHFKRDQGNKTLTREEACKLAGEDPDFATRDLYNAIKGGDFPSWTVYVQVMTPEQVEKYRFNSFDITKVWPHKDAPLIPVGKMVLNKNPENYFADTEQAAFSPGTVVPGIAPSPDKMLQGRLFSYHDTHRHRLGTNYHLINVNSPRVSGEHNNQRDGHMRTDGNGGGAPNYWPNSFGGPAPDAKYAEPPVPLTGVIDRFGYELTDDDFVQPGALFREVMSDTDRAHLIGNLVAHMKNAQVRIQKRQTALFYKADKAYGEGVAKGLGLDVAEIAKLAAMTQEERVKATEK, encoded by the coding sequence ATGTCGAAAGACAAGAAGACCTTGACCACGAGTCAAGGCGCACCAGTTCCGAATGATTTGAATACGATGACGGCGGGCGAACGCGGCCCGGCGCTGGCGCAGGATATTCATCTGTTTGACAAGTTGGCACACTTCGACCGCGAACGCATTCCAGAGCGCGTCGTGCATGCCAAGGGCGCGGGCGCGTGGGGTTATTTTGAAGTAACTCACGACGTGACGAAGTACACTCGGGCAAATTTCCTGTCGAAGGTCGGCAAGCGCACGGACGTGTTCGCGCGTTTTTCGACGGTCGGCGGCGAAAAGGGCTCGGCGGATACGGAGCGCGATCCGCGCGGATTTGCCGTGAAGTTTTACACGGAAGAAGGCAACTACGATTTCGTGGGCAACAACACTCCGGTGTTTTTCATTCGCGATCCGCTGAAGTTTCCGGATTTCATTCACACGCAGAAGCGCAATCCGGCGACGAATCTCAAGGACGCCGATATGTTCTGGGATTTTCTGTCGTTGACTCCCGAATCCGTGCATCAAGTGACGGTGCTATTTTCCGACCGCGGCACTCCGAATGGCTACCGTCATATGAACGGCTATAGCGGCCACACCTTCATGTGGTACAACGAAAAGAACGAATACGTGTGGGTGAAGATTCACTTCAAGCGCGATCAAGGCAACAAGACGCTTACTCGTGAAGAGGCCTGCAAGCTCGCGGGTGAAGATCCGGATTTCGCGACTCGTGATCTTTACAATGCAATCAAGGGTGGGGATTTCCCGTCGTGGACGGTCTATGTGCAGGTTATGACTCCGGAGCAAGTGGAGAAATACCGTTTCAACTCTTTTGACATCACCAAAGTTTGGCCGCACAAGGATGCGCCGCTGATTCCGGTGGGCAAGATGGTGTTGAACAAGAATCCAGAAAACTATTTTGCCGATACCGAACAGGCGGCGTTTTCGCCGGGGACGGTTGTACCGGGGATCGCTCCGTCACCGGATAAGATGCTGCAAGGAAGACTCTTCAGCTATCACGACACGCACCGTCATCGTTTGGGAACGAACTATCATTTGATCAACGTAAATTCTCCGCGTGTCAGTGGTGAACACAATAACCAGCGCGACGGACACATGCGCACGGACGGCAATGGCGGCGGCGCACCGAACTATTGGCCGAACAGCTTTGGCGGTCCGGCTCCCGACGCGAAGTATGCCGAGCCGCCGGTTCCGCTGACGGGTGTGATCGACCGTTTTGGCTATGAACTGACGGACGATGATTTCGTGCAGCCGGGCGCTCTGTTCCGCGAGGTGATGTCGGACACGGACCGCGCGCACTTGATCGGCAATCTGGTTGCGCACATGAAGAATGCGCAGGTGCGGATTCAGAAGCGGCAGACGGCTCTGTTTTACAAGGCGGACAAGGCCTACGGCGAAGGCGTTGCGAAGGGATTAGGTCTCGACGTTGCAGAGATCGCAAAGCTGGCGGCGATGACGCAAGAAGAGCGGGTCAAGGCCACTGAGAAGTAG
- a CDS encoding transcriptional repressor has translation MSEQQVAEMIEKLRESGVKLTHQRMEIFREIVGRTDHPDAASIYESVRKRLPTVSLDTVYRTLSMLKDAGLISTLGPSQDRVRFDANVAPHHHFVCTKCGKTEDFYCEEFDSLRVPGDVLKMGVVEHSHVELRGICAECRKSN, from the coding sequence ATGAGCGAACAGCAAGTGGCGGAGATGATCGAGAAGCTGCGGGAGTCGGGGGTGAAGTTGACTCACCAGCGGATGGAGATTTTCCGGGAAATCGTAGGGCGAACGGATCATCCGGACGCGGCGTCGATTTATGAAAGCGTGCGCAAGCGGCTGCCGACGGTATCGCTCGATACGGTTTATCGAACGCTGTCGATGCTCAAAGATGCAGGACTGATTTCGACGCTTGGGCCGAGTCAGGATCGCGTGCGATTCGATGCCAATGTTGCGCCGCATCATCATTTTGTCTGCACGAAGTGCGGGAAGACTGAGGATTTTTATTGCGAAGAGTTCGATTCGCTGCGCGTGCCGGGCGACGTACTGAAGATGGGCGTCGTCGAACATTCGCACGTGGAACTGCGGGGAATTTGCGCGGAATGCAGAAAGTCAAATTGA